In the genome of Flavobacteriales bacterium, the window ATTCCGGTGGAACCGTTGGATCAATACGGACTCGTGCCGTGTGGCCGGAAAAGATACCGTTACATTTACCTCAACCCTGCCCCTGCATTCCGGCGTTAATATGTTCCGGTTGATTTACAAACAAACGGAAGCAAGCAATCCTGAAGATATAACAGAACTAGGCGCGTTCAGTTTTTCGAATCCGACTATTAAAAAGGTGACCATGATATGCAAACCGATCCATCCCATTGTTTTTAGTGACACAACCCAGTTTGAACTTTATCATACATCGGGAAAGATTACGCGTAAAGGGAGGGGCCGCCAATGTGACATCAGCGATCTTCCGGAAGGGCTGTATTATGTGAATTTTGACAATCAGACCGGAGAATTTTTAAAAAGATGATCGCATCAATACCCTGGTAAAATCACCCTACTCTCCTTCTCGCTTCTACCCATCACCTCCCCTGGGAATAAAATCTTCCTCCCAAAATCACCCCTGCAAGAAATAGCTACATCTTATCTCGCCAACTTCAATCGCATTCCGTAACTTTATCCTGGGCGGGGACTACGTGTACCCGGGAAAGCATGCCACATCATCGTTTGGTTACCCGTCCAACAAATGCCCCTCTCTAATGTCTATGATCTAAAATCTAATGTCTATCAACCGCTACTGCCTACTGCCTACTAACTACTAACTACTAAGACATGCCCTCCTACCTAGCCAGCATTCTCCAGCAATTCAACTACTACAAATCGCTTGGAGAAAAAACATTCGAACAACTGGATGATTCACAATTGTTCAAGCAACCTCATTCCGACAGCAATTCCATAGCCATTATTGTAAATCACATGTGGGGCAACATGCTGTCCCGGTGGACCGACTTCCTTACCACGGACGGTGAGAAACCATGGCGGGAGCGCGACAAAGAGTTTGAAGACATCATTAAGACGCGGGATGAACTCATGGCTCGGTGGGCAGAAGGTTGGGATTGTGTCTTCCATGCCCTTGAACAGGTAAATGACAATAACCTGAGTGCCTCCATCACCAT includes:
- a CDS encoding DUF1572 family protein: MPSYLASILQQFNYYKSLGEKTFEQLDDSQLFKQPHSDSNSIAIIVNHMWGNMLSRWTDFLTTDGEKPWRERDKEFEDIIKTRDELMARWAEGWDCVFHALEQVNDNNLSASITIRNQNLTVTEAINRQLAHYAYHVGQIVYIGHLLKGDQWQSLSIPKNKSKDFNEKMGMK